A genomic stretch from Flavobacterium sp. KS-LB2 includes:
- the ftsZ gene encoding cell division protein FtsZ, translating to MPSNTEFGSISFDLPKNQSNVIKVIGVGGGGSNAINHMFKQGIKGVDFIVCNTDSQALQSSAVPNKIQLGVHLTEGLGAGANPDVGQQSAIESISEIEKMLDRNTKMVFITAGMGGGTGTGAAPVIAQLAKERDILTVGIVTLPFLFEGKVRQEQALIGIEKLRKQVDSLIVINNNKLREVYGNLGFKAGFSKADEVLATASRGIAEVITHHYTQNIDLRDAKTVLYNSGTAIMGSSVSSGENRAKEAIVAALDSPLLNDNKITGAKNVLLLIVSGTNEITIDEIGEINDHIQAEAGHNANIIMGVGEDESLGDAIAVTIIATGFDIEQQNEIVNTEPKKIIHTLEDEQRSVHNLSNKTVAAFDLNTESPASTSNERIVFDLLEDTVVAPEPVVAAPAINKEELMVMSEFIKNLDVTFEIVSPITDIDFTISSPVAEVKPVQQKVIERQEQTTFSFDLPLFKTEPVAQVEESKVMFELTNETRDIKVNEAVQFVPVTELAENGIIKYSLEEYMDPEPDFMAKPVAKTPEVVVPAELNITMKQVDTSVNTPVDFDAISPMEMTIEESLRMRADERRKKLKEFNYKFHNNVSKIDEYEKEPAYKRLGIDISNNQANNTNSRISVGTDSNNDLQLRSNNSYLHDNVD from the coding sequence ATGCCAAGCAACACAGAATTTGGAAGTATTTCATTTGATTTACCTAAAAACCAATCAAATGTAATAAAAGTTATAGGGGTCGGTGGAGGCGGAAGTAACGCTATAAATCACATGTTTAAACAAGGAATTAAAGGCGTAGATTTTATCGTATGTAATACGGATTCTCAAGCCTTGCAAAGTAGTGCTGTGCCTAATAAAATTCAGTTAGGAGTACATTTGACTGAAGGACTTGGTGCTGGAGCTAACCCAGATGTAGGACAACAATCTGCTATTGAAAGTATTTCCGAGATTGAAAAAATGCTGGATAGAAATACTAAAATGGTATTCATTACTGCCGGAATGGGTGGTGGAACTGGAACTGGAGCTGCACCGGTTATTGCACAATTGGCTAAAGAAAGAGATATTCTTACGGTTGGGATCGTGACGTTACCTTTCTTATTCGAAGGGAAAGTGCGTCAGGAACAAGCATTAATAGGTATTGAAAAATTACGTAAACAAGTTGACTCTTTAATTGTTATCAATAACAATAAATTAAGAGAAGTATATGGGAATCTTGGTTTCAAAGCTGGATTTTCAAAAGCGGATGAAGTTTTGGCAACAGCCTCAAGAGGTATTGCTGAAGTAATTACGCATCACTATACTCAAAATATCGATTTAAGAGATGCTAAAACAGTATTGTATAACAGCGGAACGGCTATTATGGGATCTTCTGTTTCTTCGGGTGAGAATAGAGCTAAGGAAGCTATTGTTGCTGCTTTAGATTCTCCGTTGTTAAATGATAATAAAATTACAGGTGCCAAAAACGTATTGTTGCTTATCGTTTCTGGAACTAATGAAATTACAATTGACGAAATTGGAGAAATCAATGATCATATTCAAGCTGAGGCAGGTCATAATGCAAATATTATCATGGGGGTTGGTGAAGACGAATCACTTGGAGATGCTATTGCAGTTACCATTATTGCTACAGGTTTTGACATTGAACAACAAAACGAAATTGTAAATACAGAGCCAAAAAAAATTATACACACATTAGAAGATGAACAAAGAAGTGTTCATAATCTAAGTAATAAGACGGTTGCAGCTTTTGATTTAAATACAGAATCTCCAGCTTCTACTTCAAACGAAAGAATAGTTTTTGATTTATTGGAAGATACTGTTGTTGCTCCTGAGCCAGTTGTAGCGGCGCCAGCTATCAATAAAGAAGAATTGATGGTAATGTCTGAATTTATTAAAAATTTAGACGTGACTTTTGAAATTGTTTCTCCTATTACTGACATTGATTTTACAATTTCATCTCCAGTAGCAGAAGTAAAACCAGTACAACAAAAAGTTATCGAAAGACAAGAACAAACAACGTTCTCTTTTGATTTGCCACTTTTCAAAACAGAACCAGTAGCACAAGTAGAAGAAAGCAAAGTAATGTTTGAATTGACGAATGAGACTCGTGATATAAAAGTAAATGAAGCAGTACAATTTGTTCCCGTAACAGAATTAGCTGAAAATGGAATTATCAAATATTCTCTAGAAGAATACATGGATCCAGAGCCTGATTTCATGGCAAAACCAGTAGCTAAAACTCCAGAAGTTGTAGTTCCTGCAGAATTAAACATTACAATGAAGCAAGTTGATACATCAGTAAATACACCTGTGGACTTTGATGCTATTTCTCCAATGGAAATGACTATTGAAGAATCATTGAGAATGAGAGCTGATGAAAGAAGAAAAAAATTAAAAGAATTCAATTATAAGTTTCATAATAATGTTTCTAAAATTGATGAATATGAAAAAGAACCGGCTTACAAAAGATTGGGAATAGACATTTCAAACAATCAAGCTAATAATACAAATTCGAGAATCTCTGTGGGAACAGATAGCAACAACGATTTACAGTTGCGTTCAAATAACTCGTATTTACATGACAACGTAGATTAA
- a CDS encoding zinc-dependent peptidase, with amino-acid sequence MLLQIFFSVLFGVLFLALLIFRVVEPAYVLLFNKPLYIHWYPFAKKLKASQRQILVNDFPFYNRLSSKRKTYFEHRINEFIVKYEFIGKEMIVTEQMRILIAGTYVMLTFGMRNYLVSLFNKIIIYPSNYFSTVNQTTHKGEFNPRMKAVVFSWEDFLLGHSISSDNVNLGLHEFAHALHFHCLRSNDPSAIIFFDEFNEVVKYYSDPVLNNELNKKDYFRLYAYENKFEFLSVLLEHFYETPHVFKSRHPELYAHISRMINFQEE; translated from the coding sequence ATGTTGTTACAAATTTTTTTCTCAGTACTTTTTGGAGTGTTATTCCTTGCGCTTCTAATTTTTAGGGTGGTTGAACCAGCGTATGTCTTACTGTTTAATAAACCTCTTTATATACATTGGTATCCTTTTGCTAAAAAACTAAAAGCAAGTCAACGCCAAATATTAGTAAACGATTTTCCTTTTTACAATAGACTTTCTTCTAAAAGGAAAACGTATTTTGAACATAGAATAAATGAGTTTATTGTTAAGTATGAGTTTATAGGTAAGGAAATGATTGTTACTGAACAAATGCGAATACTGATTGCTGGAACCTATGTGATGTTAACTTTTGGGATGAGGAATTATTTGGTGAGTTTATTCAATAAAATAATAATTTATCCATCTAATTACTTTTCCACGGTGAATCAAACGACACATAAAGGGGAATTTAATCCAAGAATGAAAGCGGTAGTTTTTTCGTGGGAAGATTTTTTATTGGGGCATTCAATATCAAGTGATAATGTTAATTTGGGTTTGCACGAGTTTGCTCATGCTTTACATTTTCATTGTTTACGTAGTAATGATCCAAGTGCAATTATCTTTTTTGATGAGTTTAATGAAGTCGTAAAATATTATAGTGATCCAGTTTTAAATAACGAGTTAAATAAAAAAGACTATTTTAGATTGTATGCTTATGAAAATAAATTCGAATTTTTATCGGTTCTCTTAGAACATTTCTATGAGACTCCTCATGTTTTTAAAAGTAGGCATCCAGAATTATATGCTCATATTTCAAGAATGATTAATTTTCAAGAAGAATAG
- a CDS encoding GatB/YqeY domain-containing protein, whose amino-acid sequence MSLSVQIMDEMKTAMRAKDTVALEALRAIKSEILLAQTASGSKEEITEDDEVKLLQRLVKTRKESARIFTEQNRLDLAEPELAQIAVIEKFLPAQLSEAEVEAVIAKIIAETGASGIASMGKVMGLAAAQLGGTAEGKTISTLVKKLLV is encoded by the coding sequence ATGAGTTTATCAGTACAAATCATGGACGAAATGAAAACCGCCATGAGAGCCAAAGATACCGTTGCATTAGAAGCCTTAAGAGCTATTAAATCTGAAATACTATTAGCACAAACTGCATCAGGATCTAAGGAGGAAATTACCGAAGACGATGAAGTGAAATTGCTTCAAAGATTAGTAAAAACCCGTAAGGAAAGCGCTAGGATTTTTACAGAGCAAAATCGTTTGGATTTAGCTGAACCAGAATTGGCTCAAATTGCAGTAATTGAAAAATTCTTACCAGCACAATTAAGCGAAGCAGAAGTTGAAGCTGTAATAGCTAAAATTATTGCAGAAACTGGTGCATCAGGAATTGCATCGATGGGAAAAGTAATGGGATTGGCAGCAGCACAATTAGGCGGAACTGCCGAAGGAAAAACTATTTCTACACTAGTTAAGAAACTATTAGTATAA
- a CDS encoding hybrid sensor histidine kinase/response regulator transcription factor: MSRRGCFIVLASFVCFLNSCNSSDGDRKKISIGFSQSIDHDIWRKSMDHSMQVEASLHPEVNLTIYNANRKAKKQINDIEKFIADKVDVIIVSPFESDSIIPVIEKANAIGIPVIIVDRKVNTSNYTSYLGADNVEVGRIVGRHIVSLSRGIANVIEIKGASYTSPGLERSMGFSQIVNQYPNIKVISIDAQNDELPKDLFIKSLKNSPEINFVYAYNDVIAYQAWKATRGEKAKNKIKFIGVDGVNGPNGGIQLVKDGVLESTVLYPTGGSEAIKLALKIANNEIVPKNNKLNTILIDSVNADIMSNQFDKITIHQSDIEQQQSIIKSQEEKYSSQSNLLKLLFLLFILALGLAFFSIYSRITISRKKIELEERNKKIKSQRNEIKKYSEELKQSNEARLNFFMGLSHEFKTPLTLILSSVESLGSELKTKGSSVNKEIHLMYNNSRRLLRLINQLLDYRKVEDKKFILRASSTNLLDFSKSIIIDFEREAKKLNIDFSLVSNNPELEVYIDRNLMDKVYFNLLSNAFKFTPENGKIAIKIREDKTNNVVKISFKDSGIGIPENELKQVFNAFYQGSNNYRNSSGVGLHLSKSFIDLHKGTIEIISKNGTEFIITLQLGKAHLDEKNILMNPVLEIINQTDYLDEEVIQSSESKTNEDKYSVLYIEDNKDLSDFISNKLSVEYNVYASNGFDAIEQSLEIIPDVIICDLNLPGKNGFEICQILKKDLRTSHIPVLILTASDDPDSYLKALESGADLFLTKPFNLKVLSQSIKGLLFNREKLRFYYTNNILKIEDGDFGVSEQDFLRKLNDLIEKNLDNSAYTVEDLARSLTISRVQLYRKVKAILGISVSDYINNMRLDKSKELLKKSELNISEIAYAVGFSSPNYFSTSFKNKFGVTPKEYKSKK, from the coding sequence ATGTCAAGAAGAGGCTGTTTTATAGTACTGGCAAGTTTTGTATGTTTTCTGAATTCCTGTAATTCATCAGATGGGGATAGAAAGAAAATTTCTATAGGATTTTCACAAAGTATAGATCATGATATTTGGAGAAAATCAATGGACCATAGTATGCAAGTAGAAGCCTCACTTCATCCAGAGGTCAACCTGACCATTTATAATGCGAATCGTAAAGCTAAAAAGCAAATTAATGATATTGAAAAATTTATAGCAGATAAAGTGGATGTTATTATTGTATCTCCTTTTGAATCAGATTCTATAATTCCTGTAATTGAAAAAGCAAATGCTATAGGGATTCCTGTTATTATAGTAGATAGAAAAGTTAACACTTCAAATTATACATCATATTTAGGGGCAGATAATGTTGAAGTAGGGCGAATTGTCGGGCGACATATTGTTTCGTTATCTAGAGGGATTGCAAATGTAATCGAAATTAAAGGAGCTTCTTATACATCACCTGGTCTAGAAAGGAGTATGGGTTTTAGCCAAATTGTAAATCAATACCCTAATATTAAAGTAATTTCTATAGATGCACAAAATGATGAACTGCCTAAGGATTTGTTTATAAAAAGTTTGAAGAACTCTCCCGAAATAAATTTTGTTTATGCTTATAATGATGTAATTGCTTATCAGGCTTGGAAAGCGACCAGAGGGGAAAAGGCAAAAAATAAAATTAAATTTATAGGAGTTGATGGAGTTAATGGACCAAATGGAGGTATTCAGCTTGTCAAAGACGGAGTTTTAGAATCCACTGTCTTATATCCTACAGGAGGCAGTGAAGCTATTAAATTAGCATTGAAAATAGCTAATAACGAGATTGTACCGAAAAATAATAAACTCAATACTATATTAATTGACTCAGTTAATGCGGATATTATGAGCAATCAATTTGATAAGATCACAATTCATCAATCTGATATAGAGCAACAACAGAGCATTATCAAAAGTCAAGAAGAGAAATACTCCAGTCAGAGCAATCTTTTAAAACTTTTATTTTTATTATTTATATTGGCACTAGGTTTAGCTTTTTTTAGTATTTATTCCCGTATTACAATAAGTCGTAAAAAGATTGAATTAGAAGAGAGAAATAAGAAAATTAAAAGCCAAAGAAATGAAATTAAAAAGTATTCAGAAGAATTAAAACAAAGTAACGAAGCTCGTTTAAATTTTTTTATGGGATTATCTCATGAATTTAAAACGCCTTTGACTTTAATTTTAAGTTCTGTCGAATCTTTGGGTAGTGAACTCAAAACCAAAGGGAGTTCAGTAAATAAAGAAATTCATTTGATGTATAATAATTCCAGAAGGTTGCTCCGGCTAATCAATCAATTATTGGATTACAGAAAAGTAGAAGACAAAAAATTTATACTAAGGGCTTCAAGTACTAATTTATTAGATTTTTCAAAAAGTATCATTATAGATTTTGAAAGAGAAGCAAAGAAACTTAATATTGATTTCTCCTTGGTGTCAAATAATCCTGAACTTGAGGTATATATAGATCGTAATTTAATGGATAAAGTCTATTTTAATTTATTGTCAAATGCATTTAAATTCACTCCTGAAAATGGTAAAATAGCAATAAAAATAAGAGAAGATAAGACTAACAATGTAGTTAAAATATCTTTTAAAGATTCGGGAATAGGAATCCCGGAAAACGAATTAAAACAAGTTTTTAATGCCTTTTATCAAGGGTCGAATAATTATAGAAATAGCTCAGGGGTTGGGTTGCATTTATCAAAAAGTTTTATTGATTTGCATAAGGGAACTATAGAAATTATTTCTAAAAATGGGACCGAATTTATAATAACATTGCAGTTAGGAAAAGCACATCTTGACGAAAAAAATATTCTAATGAATCCGGTTTTAGAAATAATTAATCAAACAGATTATTTAGATGAAGAAGTGATTCAAAGTTCAGAGTCCAAAACTAATGAGGATAAATATTCTGTTTTGTATATCGAAGATAATAAGGATTTGTCTGATTTTATTTCAAATAAATTGTCTGTAGAGTATAATGTTTATGCCTCTAATGGATTTGATGCTATTGAACAATCTTTGGAAATAATACCAGATGTTATTATTTGTGATTTGAACTTACCTGGAAAAAACGGTTTTGAAATATGTCAAATTTTAAAGAAAGATCTTAGAACTTCACATATTCCAGTTTTGATACTGACCGCCTCAGATGATCCGGATTCTTATTTAAAAGCATTAGAGAGTGGTGCTGATTTATTTTTGACAAAACCTTTTAATTTAAAAGTCTTATCCCAATCTATAAAAGGGTTGCTTTTTAATAGAGAGAAACTTCGATTTTATTATACCAATAATATTTTAAAAATCGAGGATGGTGATTTTGGTGTTTCTGAACAAGATTTTCTAAGAAAGTTGAATGATCTTATTGAAAAAAATTTGGATAATTCTGCTTACACCGTTGAAGATCTCGCACGAAGTTTAACTATTTCTCGGGTACAATTGTATCGAAAAGTGAAAGCTATATTAGGAATTAGTGTCAGTGACTATATAAATAATATGCGATTAGATAAATCAAAGGAGCTGTTGAAAAAGTCAGAATTAAACATTTCAGAAATTGCCTATGCAGTGGGTTTCTCCTCACCAAATTATTTTTCAACTTCTTTTAAAAATAAATTTGGTGTTACACCTAAAGAATATAAAAGTAAAAAATAG
- the murC gene encoding UDP-N-acetylmuramate--L-alanine ligase produces MNLNQIHNVYFIGIGGIGMSNLARYFKNLGKNVSGYDKTPSALTNELIESGISIHFEDSIDAIPKDYYVENTLVIITPAVPKTHFEWNYFLERDFQVKKRAEVLGIITKDTFCFAVAGTHGKTTTSGILGHILQESGADVTAFIGGIVENYNSNLIGSGKTVTVVEADEFDRSFLHLHPNIACITSMDADHLDIYGTSEAIEESFLEFASKIEDKSNLFITNELPIDGVTCAVNEDAVYNAFNVRIGNGSYVFDVQTPTEVIKDLHFGLPGRHNLMNALMAIAMAKLFGTPTDAIAKAIASFKGIKRRFSYQIKTKAKVYIDDYAHHPTEINAVHQAVRELYPNQKVLAIFQPHLFSRTRDFADDFAKSLSAFDEVVLLDIYPARELPMEGINSQWLMGKMTNSHKKIVAKDDLITTILASDASIIVTIGAGDIGELVPSIKKAINETL; encoded by the coding sequence ATGAACTTAAATCAAATACATAACGTCTATTTTATCGGAATCGGAGGCATTGGGATGAGTAATTTGGCTCGTTATTTCAAGAATCTAGGCAAGAATGTCTCAGGTTATGATAAAACGCCATCTGCACTTACTAATGAATTAATTGAAAGTGGAATTTCAATTCATTTTGAAGATAGCATCGATGCGATTCCTAAAGATTATTATGTAGAAAATACTTTGGTTATTATTACACCCGCAGTTCCTAAGACACATTTCGAGTGGAATTATTTCTTAGAAAGGGATTTTCAGGTAAAAAAGAGAGCAGAGGTTTTAGGAATAATCACCAAAGATACTTTTTGTTTTGCTGTTGCTGGAACGCATGGAAAAACAACTACATCAGGGATTTTAGGTCATATTTTGCAGGAGAGTGGAGCCGATGTTACTGCTTTTATTGGCGGTATTGTAGAGAATTATAATTCGAATTTAATAGGAAGCGGAAAAACAGTAACTGTTGTAGAAGCAGATGAATTTGATCGTTCCTTCTTGCATTTGCATCCAAATATTGCTTGTATAACTTCTATGGATGCAGATCATTTGGATATTTATGGAACTAGTGAAGCGATTGAAGAATCGTTCCTTGAATTTGCTTCTAAAATTGAGGATAAGAGCAATCTTTTTATAACAAATGAATTGCCAATAGACGGAGTAACTTGTGCTGTTAATGAAGATGCCGTTTATAATGCTTTTAACGTTAGGATAGGGAATGGCAGTTATGTTTTTGATGTACAAACGCCTACGGAAGTAATCAAAGATTTACATTTTGGTTTACCGGGAAGACATAATTTAATGAATGCATTAATGGCTATCGCAATGGCAAAATTATTCGGCACCCCAACCGATGCCATTGCAAAAGCCATAGCTTCATTTAAAGGAATAAAAAGAAGATTTTCCTATCAGATTAAAACTAAAGCGAAGGTTTATATAGATGATTATGCGCATCACCCAACGGAGATAAATGCAGTACATCAGGCAGTTCGAGAATTGTATCCAAACCAAAAAGTGTTGGCTATTTTTCAGCCTCACTTATTTAGTAGAACGAGAGATTTTGCAGATGATTTTGCCAAAAGTTTATCTGCTTTTGATGAGGTTGTTTTGCTGGATATTTACCCAGCTCGTGAATTGCCTATGGAAGGAATAAACTCACAGTGGCTGATGGGTAAAATGACTAATAGTCATAAAAAAATAGTTGCAAAAGACGATTTAATTACAACCATTTTAGCAAGTGATGCATCAATTATTGTTACAATTGGTGCTGGTGATATTGGAGAATTAGTACCATCAATTAAAAAAGCGATAAATGAAACTCTTTAA
- a CDS encoding cell division protein FtsQ/DivIB produces the protein MKLFNWTNIRLILMFILVIFLFSFTSNRNANRKLSKSVVFFVGNTDPFVRPETVNKLLIENKKDASSIEKVNLDLNKLETSLDAQEMIEKSDVFVSIDGVLKAVVKQKTPIARVFDNNGSFYIDYKGNRMPLSTNFTARVPLVSGGINKKNNEDLSGLLRLIYDDAFLKKNIIGIQIMPNGSLKMLNRNFDYQIDFGRMINVERKFKNYKAFFQKAVLDSSLYKYKKIDLRFTEQVVCTK, from the coding sequence ATGAAACTCTTTAATTGGACAAATATTCGATTAATACTGATGTTTATTTTGGTAATTTTTCTGTTTTCATTTACGTCAAATCGTAATGCTAATAGAAAATTGAGTAAATCTGTTGTTTTTTTTGTAGGAAATACCGATCCATTCGTAAGGCCGGAAACGGTTAATAAATTGTTAATAGAAAATAAAAAAGATGCATCAAGCATTGAAAAAGTTAATCTAGATTTGAATAAACTGGAAACAAGTCTCGATGCACAAGAAATGATTGAAAAATCAGATGTGTTTGTGAGTATTGACGGCGTGTTAAAAGCAGTGGTGAAACAAAAGACTCCTATTGCTAGAGTTTTTGACAATAATGGTTCTTTTTATATTGATTACAAAGGAAATAGAATGCCATTGTCAACGAATTTTACAGCTAGAGTTCCGCTTGTTTCAGGGGGAATAAATAAAAAAAATAACGAAGATTTATCTGGTTTGTTACGCTTAATCTATGACGATGCGTTTTTGAAAAAAAACATTATCGGAATTCAAATTATGCCTAACGGAAGTTTAAAAATGCTCAATAGAAATTTCGATTATCAAATAGATTTTGGTAGAATGATAAATGTTGAGCGTAAATTCAAGAATTATAAAGCTTTTTTTCAAAAGGCGGTTTTAGATAGTTCGTTGTATAAATATAAAAAAATTGACCTCCGATTTACGGAACAAGTAGTTTGCACTAAATAA
- the ftsA gene encoding cell division protein FtsA has protein sequence MEKENIAVGLDIGTTKIVAMIGKKNEYGKLEILGVGKSKSLGVARGVVNNITQTIQSIQQAILEAENNSGYKIKDVVVGIAGQHIRSIQHTDYISRHNPEEVIGGNDIQLLIDQVNKLAMLPGEEIIHVLPQEFKIDGQSEIKEPIGMYGGRLESSFHVVVGQASSIRNVGRCIQSSGIELSGLTLEPLASADAVLSQEEKEAGVALIDIGGGTTDLAIFKDGIIRHTAVIPFGGNVITDDIKEGCSIIEKQAELLKVKFGSAWPGENKDNEIVSIPGLRGREPKEISLKNLSKIIHARVVEIVDQVFTEVKAYGHEDPRKKLIAGIVLTGGGAQLKHIKQLVEYITGMDTRIGYPNEHLAGNSDEEISSPLYATAVGLVMKSIENKTHSAIRIDAVEQPKAPVYRQVVVQTPVVDEIPDKEEEDQSSNEKHNSTVNRIQRNFFDRYVDKIKDFLDNAE, from the coding sequence ATGGAAAAAGAGAATATTGCAGTAGGTCTAGATATTGGGACAACTAAAATAGTTGCCATGATAGGCAAGAAGAATGAGTATGGGAAATTAGAAATTTTAGGTGTAGGTAAATCTAAAAGTTTAGGTGTGGCTAGAGGCGTTGTAAATAACATCACTCAAACTATACAATCAATACAACAAGCGATTCTTGAGGCCGAAAATAATTCAGGCTATAAAATAAAAGATGTAGTAGTAGGAATTGCGGGACAACACATTCGTAGCATTCAGCATACAGATTACATAAGCAGACACAATCCCGAAGAAGTAATTGGAGGGAATGACATTCAGCTTTTGATTGACCAAGTAAATAAATTGGCCATGTTACCTGGAGAAGAAATAATCCATGTTTTGCCACAAGAATTTAAAATCGATGGACAATCTGAAATCAAAGAGCCTATAGGAATGTATGGCGGAAGATTAGAGTCTAGTTTTCATGTTGTAGTAGGACAAGCTTCATCGATTCGCAATGTAGGCAGATGCATTCAAAGTTCTGGAATCGAATTGTCAGGTTTGACATTAGAACCATTAGCTTCAGCGGATGCTGTTTTGAGTCAGGAAGAAAAAGAAGCAGGTGTTGCATTAATAGACATTGGCGGTGGAACAACAGATTTGGCTATATTCAAAGATGGTATTATTCGTCACACAGCAGTAATTCCATTTGGAGGAAATGTAATCACAGATGATATCAAAGAAGGATGCTCGATCATTGAAAAGCAAGCGGAGTTATTAAAAGTTAAATTTGGATCAGCTTGGCCAGGTGAAAATAAAGACAACGAAATTGTTTCTATTCCGGGATTAAGAGGGAGAGAGCCAAAAGAGATTTCTTTAAAAAATCTTTCTAAAATTATCCATGCTCGTGTTGTGGAAATTGTAGATCAGGTATTCACCGAAGTGAAAGCATACGGACACGAAGATCCTCGCAAAAAATTAATTGCAGGAATTGTGCTTACTGGTGGTGGTGCGCAATTGAAACACATCAAACAGTTAGTGGAATACATTACCGGTATGGATACCAGAATAGGATATCCAAACGAACATTTGGCTGGAAATTCAGATGAGGAGATCTCAAGTCCATTGTATGCAACTGCAGTTGGATTAGTAATGAAAAGTATCGAGAATAAAACACATAGTGCAATACGCATAGATGCAGTTGAACAACCTAAAGCTCCGGTTTATAGACAAGTTGTTGTTCAAACTCCAGTTGTGGATGAAATACCAGACAAAGAAGAAGAAGATCAAAGTTCAAATGAGAAACATAATTCTACGGTAAATAGAATACAAAGAAATTTCTTTGACCGTTATGTGGATAAGATTAAGGATTTCTTAGATAATGCAGAATAA